Genomic segment of Drosophila ananassae strain 14024-0371.13 chromosome 2L, ASM1763931v2, whole genome shotgun sequence:
AGTATTGTTCCCCATCGGCTTAATAAATTGTTAAGGATATTTTGTCATGATCCTCTCACCTGCGCGAAACTTGCGATTCTCCTGGCTCTTTCCCCAGGTGATGGCTGTTTCGATCTGCCATCTGGCACAACTTGCACACTTGCTATTGGCCTTCAGGTAATCCTTGATGAATCAAAAGATAAACTATACTATTGCATCAAGAAAAAGGCACCACTCACTTTCATGTACTCCAGGATCTCCGCCTGCTTTTCCTGCTTCGTGTAGCGAATGGACTCCCATTCCTCGTCAGAGATTTCGCCGTAAATCGACTGCTCCTCCACTGTCATCTTGGAAATGGCCGTGACCAGGGCAAGACTTACCTCTGAGATGGTGCAGTTTAAAGTGTCCTGGCAATCGGGAAGGGTCTTATTGAGCGCGAACGCGACATTGGCGCCCTCATCCAAATTTATGGTCACAGTGCCGGCATCAAAGTCACGACGTACCTTCTCCAGAATAAAGAACATCCACTGGTTGCCCACATGGAACATGTTCAGTGTCTCGGCAATCTCGATGATGTCATCGTGGAATTTGGAAACAACCAGAAACTGCTGTTGTTTCAGCTCGTGCTTGGGAGGAGCGAATTGGGCCAAAGCCTGCCGAAGAGCAGACCTTTTCTTCTGTCCCTTCAGGGAGTCGTTGATTTTGTAGAGGATTAGGGAGATCGGGGTGATGTGATTGGTGGTACTTTCATGTACAATGGACTTTACCATCACGGAGTTGTCATCCACtagatttgtttttaattaagagTGTTATTAATATTAAGGTGTAGGTTTTGGATACCCACATATGGTCTGGTCGACAAAAACGACAGCAGTCTTCCAGTTAAGAATTTGCTGAACCTTCGCGTCAAGTATGATTTGCGGAAACTCGTCGCCATGATCCACCATAGGTATCTAATAGATGTTAAATATGATTCCCATCTAGagtttataatatataataatccAAAGAGTACCATTAAAGCTCGATTGAGCGGAAGTCGAGGGCAATCCGAGTCTGTGATGGCGATCAGGAGCACTGAGGTCTCCTGAgtgtttttgtaaaaattccaGGTATTTTCGCAATCCGTTACCGTGATAGCAGCCAAAAAATCTGTTTCCCATAGCTATCAAGTACTAACCTCTcatgattttattaaaaacttacCCTTTTTGAGGCGCACTGAGTTCCAGCTAAAATATCGAACGTTAATGCCGCcatttttaagattttccCGAATTATGTCGCTCAGGATTTTCTCAAAGTGGGCCCTTATATTCTGCCCATGCATGGTCATGTACTCATGATCCACCACGACGGCTTTGTGTTCCGTAAAAGGGATTAGTGTCTAGAAAAAAATCTGTACTGATGTAAAGGCCACAACTTACCTAACGAAGCATTGGCGCTGAGAAAAGAGGAAAAGTCATTGGCCTCGATGGGAACCAGGATACAGAGCTGCAGTCCGCAAAGTAAAAGGAGGCGAAAGGATGACCGCATTGTGGCAGGATGCCCGAAAGGCGACTGAGGAGCCCGCATGGCAGCAACTAACGAGGTTACCTCGCACTGATAACACAGGACCCAATTAAAGGCAGCCACTTTCTGAATTGCAGCCCTAAGCGTGTGCAGAGCCCATGAAAATTTAATGGCGGAGAAAGTGGGAAAGTGGAAAAGCCTGGAAAAGCTGATTGACGGTTTGCGGTTAGGCGTCGACATCACAAACCACATCAAATGTCAAATCGAACGCAGGTGTTCATGCCCGAATAGATACTCGAAAGTCGGTAGGTTTTGTTaacttgttttatttaattgtaagTATTTTATGAAATTGTCAGAATTGCCTGTATGAGCGGTAATTACATTTTACAATCTTATATATTAGGGGAGGACAGTAGCTAGAGGGCTGGGAAAAAGGGGAATTAAAAGGGTAAGTATTTCTAAGCTAAGAATTACAACTCACTTAGGTTAGTTCTACTGGCTAAGTTCGTTGAAAACTTCGGTTTCGATTTGCGTGTAAATTGTGTCCTGATCCTTAGGGTTAAGAGAGAGTTTTCGATCGTGTCTTCTGGTTTATATATGCATGCTTTCgtgtatttatgtatatatataatttagcTACAATTACGCCTATAGGTCAATTCCCAAAAAATGCTTTCAAATATAAATGCAATACGATTCGTTTCGATTTGTTGCAAGTTTTTGCATTGTTGTTCCATTAGTGTATAGGTTAATGATTAGTACGAGTATGCTTACGAAAGGGAGTACATATAACctgtataaatatatattttgtatatataatgTACATATCTCTCGTATGTATCTTCAATGTATATTAATAGCTGGGCTCTCTTCGGCTTAATCGCCTCTAAAAATGTGGTGCTATCATTCATTGGTGGCTCCAGTAAACATTATTGCTGCGTGGGATACCGAGAACTGCCTATTTTCGACTATTGCTGGTGATATATGTTGCTCCGCCAGGCTCTCCATTCATTGCACTTTCCCCGACTCACGATACTACTTGCATTTTTGATTTGACCGAACCGAGTCGTACCCGGGACCTATCTACTGCTTAGACCCATTCGTCCCGGGTTTACGACTTTTCTCATTCATTTAGAATTGCACTAAGGCGCTCCTCCACGGCGACCTTGCGTGACTTCCACACAAACTCGCACACGGCAATCACACAGGCCACGCCCATGCCGCCCATTAGAACCACAAACACACCGCCGACATTTGCCAGACCCAGTTCGTTGGCCGCCGAGGAGGACTTGGAGGTGTCCACACGACACTTTCCACCGCCGCGCTTTTCTTTCCACCACTTGGTTTTCAGGATGTGCAGCTTGCCTTCTTCTTGGAGCTTAAGTATGACGCTATTGATGGCCGTGCGGTAAGGCGAATCTGTGGGTGGGACATCCCATTTGATACTCATCAATTGGACCATTTTAGTACTCACTTGGCGGAGTGGCTATGCCATAGCTCTTGGTGTCCAGCATTCCGCCTACCTGCGTCAGTTCGCAGTTTCGTTCTGTCACGTACTCAATCGACGTGGACTCCATCAGAAAAGCATAAGATCctgtgaaaataaattttaaaaaaaactgttttccTAGCTTAAAGCCTTTCTCACCTTTTCCCTTGGCCACCCGTTCAACTCCCTCACCATTGCTGGCCGTAAAAACCGATGGACGAGCCGACTCCATGAAGGACCACATTCGCTGGTAGGTGGATATTTTGGAGTCCTGAAAAGAATATTTCAAACATCGTCTTGGACAATACTGTTTCAGAATTCTTACCCTGAAAAAAGCTGCTGTACTTCCTCCCTTGAGAGCACCATATTTGATCCTAGTTTGCTTGGCCAAGTCCTCGGCACTTTCGATGGGCGAATCCATGCGTTCCACGGTCAAAAAGGCAGCCAGGTTGGCAGTGTACGAGGATATCATAATCAGGGTGAAAAACCACCAAATGCCAGCCACCATGCGGGTGGAtagagctctataaaaataatacatcacatttataaaaagaaaatagcaAAGATAGAAATGGAAAATCACTTGGGGAGAAAATCGCATCCTTGTTGCATCAACGATCCTATGGCGAACCACATGCAATTTAGCAAAGTAAACTGACTCTCCACCTTCTCCCCATGGGCATCTGTGTAAGCTGGCCACTCATAAGGCGTAAatctataaaataattaaaactttAACTTTGATTCAAGATTTTGTTAGTTGAAATAACCCACTTGGCTAAGATGAAGAGTAGAACAGACACACCCAAATAGGCAGTAGCCATATAGATCCAGACGTCCAAGGACAAAGGCGACAGGAAGGAGAACAAGTTCGGGGGCTGCTTGATGGGCTTTCTATACAAAATAGACACCCCCAGATTCATGAAGGGCGTGGTGAAGTCCACAGCCTGTTCTCTCTCAAAGGTGATGGTGAGATCCGCTATAGCCAGGTCGGCGCGCTGCTCCAAAAGCTCCCGGATCATGCCATTCCATTCACTTAAGGGATTAGATATAATTTTGGATTAGATTTCATTCGGCAAGTCCTAGGACGTGTCCTTACCCTGTCATTTTGTTGAGACTACCATAGCTGCCATCGGGTACCAGCTGGATTTTATAGTTGAAGCCCAAGGACTTGGAGATTTCATGAATAAGATCTACGGCATATCCTTCAAACTGATCGTTTCCACTCAGCGGTACAGCAGACTCCTTTCGCATGCAATACGGATTACTCTACAAGGACCAAAAAGCGTAAATCCTTGTTCTTCAATAAagtaaataattatattcctACCAATATGGTTGTAACGACCAGGGTCTTGTTCTTCAGATTCGCCTCAATCTCCTGCTGCTTTTGGCTAAAGGTTCGCGTAAAGTTGATACCATCGGGCAGCGTGGAGTTCCAGCTGCCTATTTTCCGGATTCCAGCTGGAGTCAGTTCAACGATATCCAGCATGAAGTCCGTCCGGAAGCCCTGGTGGTCGAACTTGATCACGTTCGTCAGGCCCTTCATCTCCACGATCTTCATGTAGTTGATCAGACTGAACCCGTGCTGCCAGGTGCTCTGACCATCGCAGCTAATCGGATGGATGTCGATCTGCTGCGAGGTGTCCAGGTCGTGCAGCGCCTTGGCGAACAGATGCACTGCATCGTACATGAGTGCTGTCTCAGAGCGTACGGTGGTCAGGTTGGCGGAGCGCATCATCCCTTTCTCGTCAATGCTCCATTGACGAACTACGTCCGAGACGATCTTGTCATTTATGAGACGGAAGCCGGTGATATTGGTACCGCCGTAGCGGAACTCGTCCAGGTTGACTGTGTGCAGATCCAGTGAGGTGACCAGGTAGCTGTGGTAGTCGCTCATCATGCCAATCTGCTGGGCCTGCTTCAGGACTTCATGGATCCTCTCCGTGGAGCAGTCGAGCACAATGTGAGCTTCCGCTGAGTTCTTGATCTGCTTCAGGAGCGGTCTAGTAGGTGAAAATGAATAAATCAAACGGAATTTATTTATCTGCCCCTGTAGTTTATTGGGCAATTCAATTGGCAAGCATTTGCATGTGAATAGTCAAGGGAAATTACATCCCGACAGGATGCGCTTGAAATGGCTTACCTGTAATCTCCGCTGTCGCTTAGCTGGCGCACTGTTATGGGAAAGGGGGTCATCCCGTGCGCCTTGAGGAGCTCCTGCAGCCGCACGATGCCGTCATTGTTCTCGTAGATTATGGTGAACGTCTTCCAGCCCCAATGTCGCACGATATCAACGTAAGCCTAAGACCCAAGACAAGCGGAAACATCAACAATGCAGCAGAGGATGGGGCAGGGATGCTGATGCACCTATCTACCTACCTTGGAGAGCGTATTAGGGTGGGGATAAAGATTCACCAGACAGCTCTCGCGTCTCAGCCGGTAGTCCCAGCGATTCTCCAAGTGGGGAATCTGCAACGAGTGTGTTTACGAAATAAATGGGGTTTATGGCAGACATATCCTTTCCATTCGGGGTGCTACTTACCTCCATGTTATCGCAAATGCTCTGCACATGACTGGCGGTATGAGAAGATTGGGGCCCAAAAATGGCGGCAACACCAATGTTCAGTAGGCCACAAACTGCAAGACAAACAAAAGTAATATTCGGTTGTTTGTTGGTCTTTGATAAACTGCTCTAAAATATCTGCGGGACTATCACATGGCGAAACTTTGGCCCGCATTTCTGATATCCTTTCCTTATGGCAAATTGAGTGAAACACAAATCCCAAAGAGCTTAAAAGTCGCAAATTGATTTCCAAGTAATGTGCCTGCCATGCTGCCCCCAATCCCACTCCCAATCCCCATTCCCAATCCCAATCTTATTCCCattcccaatcccaatccaaTTCGCTCACACAATCTGCTTGTGCGAGGGAGATAATCTCGTGCAGCGACTTGAAAGGATCAAAAAGTAAAAACGAGCCCAAGTAGCGCAGTAATATGCTTGGCTCTGGCTTGGAACTGTGATGTTCAGTTAGCCTCGTTCGCATATTTAAAATGCACTTCAGTATGACATAATTTCATTTTGTCGGAGGACCTTTTCGGTCCTCTGCCTTTCTACTTCCCCCATCGGTTGGTTTGTCTGCCTCCTGTCAGCATCCTTTTTGCCTCATCAAACCCACTAAGCACGTGTAAGTGCAGGTGCTCCCCGAAGGTCTGAGTAACCGGTGATGCGGTTAACGTACAGCAAGGACTGCTCGTACGTGTGTGTGGGTGAGGCTCGTTACTGCCGTGCTGAAGTGCATTCTGGCAGGACTCTCCGACCATCCAACCGTGTGGCCATCCAACCCTACGGCCAATGGCCAACCCATGTCGGTTTCCAAGGTATTTTTTCGGCCATGTGCATTGCTCTGCTGCCCAACTTTAGCGTCATTTGTGTCTCATTTATCACAGGATATTCGACAGTTGGCTGGCTCACGTTACACACTTTACGATTCATCTTCA
This window contains:
- the LOC6499798 gene encoding glutamate receptor ionotropic, kainate 2; this translates as MKSETANRSNRKMRSRRILVLPLLLLQLICNCQVALALPDIIKIGGLFHPSDDHQELAFRQAVDRINADRSILPRSKLVAQIERISPFDSFHAGKRVCGLLNIGVAAIFGPQSSHTASHVQSICDNMEIPHLENRWDYRLRRESCLVNLYPHPNTLSKAYVDIVRHWGWKTFTIIYENNDGIVRLQELLKAHGMTPFPITVRQLSDSGDYRPLLKQIKNSAEAHIVLDCSTERIHEVLKQAQQIGMMSDYHSYLVTSLDLHTVNLDEFRYGGTNITGFRLINDKIVSDVVRQWSIDEKGMMRSANLTTVRSETALMYDAVHLFAKALHDLDTSQQIDIHPISCDGQSTWQHGFSLINYMKIVEMKGLTNVIKFDHQGFRTDFMLDIVELTPAGIRKIGSWNSTLPDGINFTRTFSQKQQEIEANLKNKTLVVTTILSNPYCMRKESAVPLSGNDQFEGYAVDLIHEISKSLGFNYKIQLVPDGSYGSLNKMTGEWNGMIRELLEQRADLAIADLTITFEREQAVDFTTPFMNLGVSILYRKPIKQPPNLFSFLSPLSLDVWIYMATAYLGVSVLLFILAKFTPYEWPAYTDAHGEKVESQFTLLNCMWFAIGSLMQQGCDFLPKALSTRMVAGIWWFFTLIMISSYTANLAAFLTVERMDSPIESAEDLAKQTRIKYGALKGGSTAAFFRDSKISTYQRMWSFMESARPSVFTASNGEGVERVAKGKGSYAFLMESTSIEYVTERNCELTQVGGMLDTKSYGIATPPNSPYRTAINSVILKLQEEGKLHILKTKWWKEKRGGGKCRVDTSKSSSAANELGLANVGGVFVVLMGGMGVACVIAVCEFVWKSRKVAVEERLSAILNE